A single window of Castor canadensis chromosome 3, mCasCan1.hap1v2, whole genome shotgun sequence DNA harbors:
- the Tox4 gene encoding TOX high mobility group box family member 4, with protein MEFPGGNDNYLTITGPSHPFLSGAETFHTPSLGDEEFEIPPISLDSDPSLAVSDVVGHFDDLADPSSSQDGSFSAQYGVQTLDMPVGMTHGLMEQGGGLLSGGLTMDLDHSIGTQYSANPPVTIDVPMTDMTSGLMGHSQLTTIDQSELSSQLGLSLGGGTILPPAQSPEDRLSTTPSPTSSLHEDGVEDFRRQLPTQKTVVVESGKKQKAPKKKKKKDPNEPQKPVSAYALFFRDTQAAIKGQNPNATFGEVSKIVASMWDSLGEEQKQVYKRKTEAAKKEYLKALAAYKDNQECQATVETVELDPVPPSQTPSPPPVATVDPASPAPASTESPALSPCIVVNSTLSSYVANQASSGAGGQPNITKLIITKQMLPSSITMSQGGMVTVIPATVVTSRGLQLGQTSTATIQPSQQAQIVTRSVLQAAAAAAASMQLPPPRLQPPPLQQMPQPPTQQQVTILQQPPPLQAMQQPPPQKVRINLQQQPPPLQSKIVPPPTLKIQTTLVPPAVESSPERPMNSSPEAHTVEETSPETICEMITDVVPEVESPSQMDVELVSASPVTLSPQPRCVRSGCENPPVVSKDWDNEYCSNECVVKHCRDVFLAWVASRNPSTVVFVK; from the exons ACATTCCATACACCAAGCTTGGGTGATGAGGAATTTGAAATCCCACCTATCTCCTTGGATTCTGATCCCTCACTTGCTGTCTCAGATGTGGTTGGCCACTTTGATGACCTGGCAGACCCTTCCTCCTCACAGGATGGCAGTTTTTCAGCCCAATATGGGGTCCAGACATTGGACATGCCTGTGGGCATGACCCATGGCTTGATGGAACAGGGCGGGGGGCTCCTGAGTGGGGGCTTGACCATG GACTTGGACCATTCTATAGGAACTCAGTATAGTGCCAACCCACCTGTTACAATTGATGTACCAATGACAGACATGACATCTGGCTTGATGGGGCATAGCCAGTTGACCACCATTGATCAGTCAGAACTGAGTTCTCAACTTGGTTTGAGCTTAGGGGGCGGCACCATCTTGCCACCTGCCCAGTCACCTGAGGATCGTCTTTCAACCACCCCTTCACCTACTAGTTCACTTCATGAGGATGGTGTTGAAGACTTCCGGAGG CAACTTCCCACCCAGAAGACAGTGGTGGTGGAATCTGGGAAAAAGCAGAAGgccccaaagaagaaaaaaaagaaagatcctaATGAACCTCAGAAACCAGTTTCAGCATATGCTTTATTCTTTCGTGATACACAGGCTGCCATTAAGGGACAGAATCCTAATGCCACCTTTGGTGAGGTCTCAAAGATTGTGGCTTCCATGTGGGATAGTCTTGGAGAGGAACAGAAACAG GTGTATAAGAGGAAAACCGAAGCTGCCAAGAAAGAGTATCTCAAGGCTCTGGCTGCTTATAAAGACAACCAAGAATGTCAG gccaCTGTAGAAACAGTGGAATTAGATCCAGTACCACCATCCCAGACTCCTTCACCACCTCCTGTGGCTACTGTTGACCCTGCATCTCCAGCACCAGCCTCAACAGAATCCCCTGCCCTGTCTCCTTGCATTGTTGTTAATTCCACTCTTTCATCATATGTGGCAAACCAAGCATCTTCTGGGGCTGGGGGTCAGCCCAATATCACCAAGTTAATTATTACCAAGCAGATGTTGCCCTCTTCCATTACCATGTCTCAAGGAGGGATGGTTACTGTTATCCCAGCCACAGTGGTGACCTCTCGGGGGCTCCAGCTAGGCCAAACAAGTACAGCTACCATCCAGCCCAGCCAGCAAGCCCAGATTGTCACTCGGTCAGTGCTGCAGgcagcagcagctgctgctgcttctatgcAACTGCCTCCACCCCGACTACAGCCCCCTCCATTACAACAGATGCCTCAGCCCCCGACTCAACAGCAAGTCACCATTCTGCAGCAACCTCCTCCACTTCAGGCCATGCAACAGCCTCCACCTCAGAAAGTTCGAATCAACTTACAACAACAGCCACCTCCTCTGCAGAGCAAGATTGTGCCTCCACCCACTCTGAAAATACAGACTACTTTGGTCCCTCCAGCTGTAGAAAGCAGTCCTGAGCGGCCTATGAACAGTAGCCCTGAAGCCCATACGGTAGAGGAAACCTCGCCTGAGACAATCTGTGAAATGATCACAGATGTAGTTCCTGAa GTTGAGTCTCCTTCTCAGATGGATGTTGAACTGGTGAGCGCGTCTCCTGTGACACTGTCACCCCAGCCTCGATGTGTAAGGTCTGGTTGTGAGAACCCTCCCGTTGTAAGTAAGGACTGGGACAATGAATACTGCAGCAATGAGTGTGTGGTGAAGCATTGCAG ggATGTATTCTTGGCCTGGGTAGCCTCTAGAAATCCAAGCACAGTGGTGTTTGTGAAATAG